In Helianthus annuus cultivar XRQ/B chromosome 9, HanXRQr2.0-SUNRISE, whole genome shotgun sequence, the following are encoded in one genomic region:
- the LOC110880047 gene encoding DCN1-like protein 4 isoform X2, producing the protein MRRASSKKTSSNSTTSTNSSAMDLFRSGKAATKELERIDQLFYSYSNESSGMIDPEGIEYLCSDLEVEHTDVRILMLAWKMQAEKQGYFTLEEWRKGLKALHADTIVKLKKALPELENEVRRPSNYVEFYSYAFRYCLTEEKQKSIDIESICELLELVLGSQFRQQVDLFIQYLKTQIDYKVINMDQWMGFYRFCNEISFPDFNDYDEELAWPLILDNFVDWVKSKQS; encoded by the exons ATGCGTCGTGCTTCCTCCAAGAAAACTTCTTCTAATTCAACCACCTCCACTAATTCTTCCGCCATGGATCTATTCCGCTCTG GAAAGGCTGCAACCAAGGAACTGGAACGAATTGATCAGTTATTCTATTCATATTCGAATGAGTCTTCTGGTATGATTGA TCCAGAAGGAATAGAGTATCTGTGTTCTGACCTAGAAGTTGAACACACAGATGTACGGATATTGATGCTTGCTTG GAAAATGCAGGCGGAAAAGCAGGGATACTTCACCCTG GAAGAATGGCGAAAAGGCCTGAAAGCATTACATGCTGATACTATAGTTAAATTAAAAAAGGCACTCCCGGAGCTGGAGAACGAG GTCCGTAGGCCATCGAATTATGTGGAATTCTATTCTTATGCATTTCGATATTGCCTAACAG AGGAAAAGCAAAAGAGCATAGATAttgagagcatatgtgaattatTGGAGCTTGTTTTGGGGTCTCAGTTTCGTCAGCAGGTTGATTTATTCATTCAGTATCTAAAG ACACAGATTGATTACAAGGTCATAAACATGGATCAATGGATGGGGTTCTATAGATTCTGCAATGAG ATAAGTTTTCCAGATTTCAACGATTATGACGAGGAACTCGCCTGGCCTCTGATTCTCGACAACTTTGTTGACTGGGTGAAGTCAAAGCAGAGCTGA
- the LOC110880047 gene encoding DCN1-like protein 4 isoform X1: MRRASSKKTSSNSTTSTNSSAMDLFRSASGKAATKELERIDQLFYSYSNESSGMIDPEGIEYLCSDLEVEHTDVRILMLAWKMQAEKQGYFTLEEWRKGLKALHADTIVKLKKALPELENEVRRPSNYVEFYSYAFRYCLTEEKQKSIDIESICELLELVLGSQFRQQVDLFIQYLKTQIDYKVINMDQWMGFYRFCNEISFPDFNDYDEELAWPLILDNFVDWVKSKQS, from the exons ATGCGTCGTGCTTCCTCCAAGAAAACTTCTTCTAATTCAACCACCTCCACTAATTCTTCCGCCATGGATCTATTCCGCTCTG CTTCAGGAAAGGCTGCAACCAAGGAACTGGAACGAATTGATCAGTTATTCTATTCATATTCGAATGAGTCTTCTGGTATGATTGA TCCAGAAGGAATAGAGTATCTGTGTTCTGACCTAGAAGTTGAACACACAGATGTACGGATATTGATGCTTGCTTG GAAAATGCAGGCGGAAAAGCAGGGATACTTCACCCTG GAAGAATGGCGAAAAGGCCTGAAAGCATTACATGCTGATACTATAGTTAAATTAAAAAAGGCACTCCCGGAGCTGGAGAACGAG GTCCGTAGGCCATCGAATTATGTGGAATTCTATTCTTATGCATTTCGATATTGCCTAACAG AGGAAAAGCAAAAGAGCATAGATAttgagagcatatgtgaattatTGGAGCTTGTTTTGGGGTCTCAGTTTCGTCAGCAGGTTGATTTATTCATTCAGTATCTAAAG ACACAGATTGATTACAAGGTCATAAACATGGATCAATGGATGGGGTTCTATAGATTCTGCAATGAG ATAAGTTTTCCAGATTTCAACGATTATGACGAGGAACTCGCCTGGCCTCTGATTCTCGACAACTTTGTTGACTGGGTGAAGTCAAAGCAGAGCTGA